One genomic window of Panicum hallii strain FIL2 chromosome 6, PHallii_v3.1, whole genome shotgun sequence includes the following:
- the LOC112896927 gene encoding dehydration-responsive element-binding protein 1J-like: MEMEYVQVQSATEPPPGSATPAEESGRGSSGRPSPPKRPAGRTKFQETRHPVFRGVRRRGRAGRWVCEVRVPGSRGDRLWVGTFDTAEAAARAHDAAMLALCRTDASLNFADSAWLLDVPRPAAGSAPAELPPLADVQRAATEAVAGFLRRHGGDAAPQHNAAWSSSPAAVEAPAAAGSVLDNGSLLELDVFGGMDAGSYYASLAQGLLIDPPPTAADCPEDDEDCEAGEVELWS, from the coding sequence ATGGAGATGGAGTACGTCCAGGTCCAGAGCGCCACCGAGCCTCCTCCGGGCTCCGCCACCCCGGCGGAGGAGAGCGGCAGGGGATCGTCGGGGCGGCCGTCCCCGCCGAAGCGCCCCGCGGGGCGGACCAAGTTCCAGGAGACGCGGCACCCGGTGTTCCGCGgggtgcggcggcgcgggcgcgcggggcggTGGGTGTGCGAGGTGCGCGTGCCGGGCAGCCGCGGGGACCGCCTCTGGGTGGGCACGTTCGACACCGCCgaggccgccgcgcgcgcgcacgacgCCGCCATGCTCGCGCTCTGCCGCACTGACGCGAGCCTCAACTTCGCAGACTCCGCCTGGCTGCTCGAcgtcccgcgccccgccgccggcagcgCCCCAGCGGAGCTGCCGCCGCTGGCCGACGTACAGCGCGCCGCCACCGAGGCCGTCGCGGGGTTCCTGCGGCGCCACGGCGGGGACGCCGCTCCGCAGCACAATGCCGCCTGGTCGTCCTCGCCGGCGGCTGTtgaagcgccggcggcggcagggtcGGTGCTGGACAACGGCAGCTTGCTCGAGCTGGACGTGTTCGGCGGCATGGACGCCGGATCCTACTACGCGAGCCTGGCGCAGGGGCTCCTCATCGACCCGCCGCCGACCGCCGCGGACTGCCCGGAGGACGACGAAGACTGCGAGGCCGGAGAAGTGGAGCTGTGGAGCTAG
- the LOC112896924 gene encoding sorbitol dehydrogenase has product MGKGGQGSDASAAAAGEVEENMAAWLVAKNTLKIMPFKLPPLGPHDVRVRMKAVGICGSDVHYLREMRIAHFVVKEPMVIGHECAGVIEEVGAGVKHLAAGDRVALEPGISCWRCRHCKGGRYNLCDDMKFFATPPVHGSLANQIVHPADLCFKLPDGVSLEEGAMCEPLSVGVHACRRAGVGPETAVLIMGAGPIGLVALLAARAFGAPRVAIVDVDEHRLGVARSLGADAAVRVSARPEDAAEEVARIRAALGGAEIDVSLDCAGFSKTLATALEATRPGGRVCLVGMGHNEMTVPLTSAAIREVDVVGIFRYKDTWPLCIEFLRSGKVDVKPLITHRFGFSQREVEEAFEVSARGRDAIKVMFNL; this is encoded by the exons ATGGGGAAGGGCGGGCAAGGGAGCGacgcctcggcggcggcggccggcgaggtgGAGGAGAACATGGCGGCGTGGCTGGTCGCCAAGAACACCCTCAAGATCATGCCCTTCAAGCTTCCGCCCCTTG GCCCGCATGATGTCCGGGTGCGGATGAAGGCAGTGGGGATCTGCGGCAGCGACGTGCACTACCTCAGG GAGATGCGCATCGCGCACTTCGTGGTGAAGGAGCCGATGGTGATCGGCCACGAGTGCGCGGGCGTGATCGAGGAGGTGGGCGCCGGCGTCAAGCACCTCGCCGCGGGCGACCGCGTGGCGCTGGAGCCCGGCATCAGCTGCTGGCGCTGCCGCCACTGCAAGGGCGGGCGCTACAACCTCTGCGACGACATGAAGTTCTTCGCCACCCCGCCCGTGCACGGCTCGCTGGCCAACCAGATCGTGCACCCGGCGGACCTGTGCTTCAAGCTCCCGGACGGCGTGAGCCTGGAGGAGGGCGCCATGTGCGAGCCCCTCAGCGTGggggtccacgcgtgccgccgCGCCGGGGTCGGCCCGGAGACGGCCGTGCTCATCATGGGCGCCGGGCCCATCGGCCTCGTCGCGCTGCTGGCGGCGCGGGCCTTCGGCGCGCCGCGCGTGGCGATCGTGGACGTGGACGAGCACCGGCTGGGCGTGGCGAGGTCCCTGGGCGCGGACGCGGCGGTGCGGGTGTCGGCGCGGCCCGAGGACGCCGCGGAGGAGGTGGCGCGGAtccgggcggcgctgggcggcgcGGAGATCGACGTGAGCCTGGACTGCGCCGGGTTCAGCAAGACGCTGGCGACGGCGCTGGAGGCGACGCGCCCCGGCGGGCGGGTGTGCCTGGTGGGGATGGGGCACAACGAGATGACGGTGCCGCTGACGTCGGCGGCGATCCGGGAGGTGGACGTGGTGGGCATCTTCCGGTACAAGGACACCTGGCCGCTCTGCATCGAGTTCCTGCGCTCCGGCAAGGTGGACGTGAAGCCGCTCATCACCCACCGCTTCGGCTTCTCGCAGCGGGAGGTGGAGGAGGCATTCGAGGtcagcgcgcgcggccgcgacGCCATCAAGGTCATGTTCAACCTCTAG